In Verrucomicrobiota bacterium, the sequence GGTGGGCGGTCACCTATTCCTGGCACTGCTCAATCCCAGCACGCGCATTGCGCTGATGGGCATCTTTCACGGCTGGTCGCCCATGGAATACGTCGAGCATCATCACACCCTCAGCTTGCCGCCCTCAATGCGTTCGCACGCCGAACCGGCCAGCAACAAAACCATCATGGAGGAAATTTTTGTTTCCAAGGTGGAAGTTGTCATCCTCGCGGTGGCGGTGATCATGGCCATCCTTGGCGCCATCGTATTCAGCCAGGCTCCACTGGCCTCGGCAAAACAGCAATTCTCCAAGCATTTCTCGGCCACCATCACCCCAAATCAATTATCCACCAAGCATCGCCTTGGACCGGCGGCGGAATCCTGCACCAAGTGCCATGCCTACGCGGGCGAAATCCCCGACGCCAAATGCGTGGAGTGTCATAAGGACGTTCAGGCGCGACGCGTCAGCCTGGCCGGGTACCACGGCACCCTGAAAGGTTCCTGCATCAGTTGCCACAAGGAACACTTGGCCATGGGCAAATCCATTGTGCCGCTGGTCAAAGAGAAATTTGATCACAACCTGGCCAGCTTCAAGAAAGAGGGCAAACACATCAAAGTGAATTGCGATGAATGCCATAAGAAAACCCGCACCAAGGATACCCCCGGCATTTATTACATCGGCATCAAGTACCAGCAATGCACCGATTGCCATCGCGATCAGCACAATCAGCAGTTCGCCGCCAACACCTGCGAGAAATGCCATACCGTTAATGGCTGGACCGGAAAGGATCTGAAGTTTGCGCACGACAAGGACTCCACATACAAGTTGACGGACAAACACGCCTCCGTGGAATGCTACAAGTGTCACAAACCCAAAGCGCCCGCCACTGCACTGGGCACCGCCGTATTCAAAGGGCTCTCGCAGGAATGCGTGGCCTGCCACGAAGATCCCCACCGCAAACAATTCGCCGCCCAATGCACCACCTGCCATACCCCCAAGGGCTGGAACAAGGAATTATTGACGTTCGAGCATAACAAGGATTCCAAGTTCAAACTGACGGAAAAACATACCGCGGTGGCCTGCGACAAATGCCACAAACCCGAGCTCGGGAAAAAGCTCGCTTCCGCGCTCTTCCGTGGTCTGAAATCTGAGTGCGTGGAATGCCACAAGGACCCGCACAACAGACAGTTTCAGCAAACCTGCGCCAAGTGCCATGCTGCCACCGGTTGGAAGAAGGAACTGTTGGCGTTCGATCACAATAAAGACAGCAAGTTCAAACTGACGGACAAACATGCCGCTGCCGCCTGCGACAAATGCCATAAGCCGACCGACCCGGAGAAGAAACTGGCCTCCGCACAGTTCCGTGGCTTGAAGTCCGAGTGCGTGGATTGCCATAAGGACCCGCACAATGGACAATTCCAGCAGGCCTGCACCAAGTGTCACACCGCCCCCACCACCTGGACGATCAAGCAACTCGCGTTTGACCATACCAAGGACACCAAGTTCACATTGACGGGCAGGCATATCCCGTTGGAGTGCGTGAAGTGTCACAAGCCGACCGATGCGGACAAAAAACTCGCCTCCGCCAAGTTCAAGGGGCTCGACACCACCTGCGACAAGTGTCATACCGTCAAACACCCGGAACAGTACGGTTCGCTCTGCGTCTCCTGCCACTCCACCGCCAATCCATTCATCAAGAAAGACCCGGGCACCACGCATATTCTGCGTTATACCTGCTTTGGCGAAGCCCTCACCGGCAAGCATTTGAAAGCCAAATGCAACACCTGCCATGAACCCGCGAAAATCGCCCTTCTGGGGCAATTAACCCCGGCGGATCAGACGTGCCTGCGCTGCCACCAGAAGGATGACGCGCACAAGGGCATGCTGGATGCCAACTGCACCAAGTGTCACGGCATGGAAGGTTGGAAGGGCGAACATCTCCAGTTCGACCACAACACCATGTCAAGCTACCGGCTCAACCAGGACCACAAGAATGTGGCGTGTGCGAAATGCCATAAGGATGGCAAATGGAAACCGGTGAGCACCGCCTGTGAAAGCTGCCATCCAAAATTCTTCGAGGGCGGGGCCAAGAAACCGTAGCGGTGCCCAGCCTGATTGATGCATACATATCCGCTTGGCACACCCTGAAATGATAGACGGCACGATCACGGGCAGCTAAGTACTCTGTGGCGTAAATTCGGTGACGTATTCCCAACTCAAGCCGCCAGCGTCGCACAGTTACGTTGATTGATTTTGGCGATCAGCACCAGCAAGTCTGTCCGCGTGAATTTCCAAGCAAACGGCTGCGCGATCTGTTCGTAGTAAGTTTGAAATGCCAGCAGGCGTTCGGCCACTTCTTCAACGACGTAAAATCATTGGGCGTGAGGACTTTTCGCTGCACGATCGAAACGTAAATTTCCACTTGGTTTAGCCAACTGGCATGGACTGGCAAATGAACCAAAACCAAATTGGGGTAAGCCGTTTGTAGCCGTCGGATGGCGGCGGCACCGCGATGGGAGGATCCATTGTCCACGATCCAAAAGACCCGCTTGGCGTGGCGGTAGGGTTCCTGGGCCATGACTTGCTGGACTACTCCAGTTTGACCAATCAGGCCGCGTGGTTTGGAAATGGCATGACCCCATGCTTTGCCGGCAGCATCCCGGCGTGATCATTCTGGATGACCTTGATCCCGCAGTGCTTAACGATGATGTGACCTCGGTGCCAGGGCCGATGCGATAGAATTCCGGTTGGCCGGATCAGGGTTGCGGCGCCGGTTTGGGGCCTTTGGAGGCGCCACCGGTGGTGGCATTCGGACGGCCCTTGGAAAGGTCACCATCGTTACGCCGGGTCATGCGTGGCTTGGCGAGTTCTTCAAATTGTTTCTGCTGTTCCGGGGTCAATACGGCTTTGATTTCCTGACGGACTTTGGCGGTTTCCTCCTGCAACAGCGGCCCAATCAATTCCCAAAGCGGTTCGATGCGCTGATTGCTTTGACGCAGGATGACGGCCACCTTATCCGCCTGTTCGGAAGTCAGTCGCAATTCCGTTTTGAGGCGTTGCAGGAACTCCGGACGCTGCATCATCCAATTGCGGCCCACGCCCTCGGGTTGACGGGGAATAGGGGACTTGACCGCCGTCATAAGCCGGTGCGCAACCGTCGCACCGGTGACGATTCCGGCAACAAAAATGACCAGCGTCGCAAGAATGAGTTTCCAAGTCTTCACCAGCCGTTGTCCACCTGGTTCAGACCAGCCACGACGGTCGTTTCCAAATCCTCGGCCAAGCTGTCCGTGGCGGTTGGAACGAGCATGGACAACGCGCACAGGCACAGCATGGCCGCCACACTGGTGACTGCCGCCCGCCAGAGCGCCTGCGTCCACAGCGCCACCGTATCCACCGCGCGGGTGGCTTTGAGGCGCGCCAGGATGCGCTGCTCGAAGGCATACGGCACATGATCGGAAGGCGCATTGTTGCGCGCCACTCGAATCAGATTCTGTTGTAGTTTATCCAAATCCATAACGGTTCCAAATTTTTAGACGGTCATCATGCCGCACAGGTTACAAATACTTATTTTGGGAAATTTTGGCCAGAACTTTACGCATTTCCGCGCGCGCCCGAAACGCGCGCACCTTGACCAGCGGCACCGACCAGCCGGTTAATTCCGCAATTTCTTTGACGCTTTTTTCCTCAATTTCCAAGAGTGTGATGACCAGGCGCGCCGATGGAGAAAGTTGTGCCAACACACGTTCCACCAACTGTTTGGCCGCATTCGAGTCGTCCGACGACGGTTCGGGTTGGGCGGCAAACCGTTCGAGCCAGTCATGTTCTTCGTCACTGATTTCCGTGAGCGTAATTTCGCGATTGCGCTGGTGCCCGCGCAGAAAGTCGTAGCAGACATGCACGGTGAGCCGCATGAGCCAGTGTTCAAACGGGGCTTCGCCGCGAAACGTGCCGAGCCGCTGAAAAGCCCGCAGCCAGACTTCCTGGACAATATCCTCCACCTCGCTCTCCCGGCGGGCATAACGGCGCGCGGTCGCAAACACGCGGGGCGAATACTTTTTTACCAGGGGCTCAAAACTGACGGTATCCCCTTGCAGAACAGCGGCAATGAGTTCGGCATCGGTGCGCTCCATGGAAATCATCCCGCCCAGATAATCAGGCGCTCGGCGAGCTGCACCGCCAGACGCGCGGCCCCAGCCAGCTTGTTTTGATCCCGCTCAGTTTGATAGGCCAGCCAGAGGAAACGCGGCTGGTTGGGAAAGCGCGCGGCCAATTCCTGGAACAAGGCGGAATCGCGCGATTTTACGGGCTGCAAATAGGCGCGCTCGGCCAGACGCTGGGCGAGGCTCTCATTATCCGGTGAGGCTCGCCAAGCGGACAGCAGTGCT encodes:
- a CDS encoding DUF6079 family protein, whose amino-acid sequence is MKYRELIQFEPLTGAVRLQDANRKDAAKRLVSDFLISGEMAARLTGQIFPHLQLERAGEGKALLVTGNGGRGKTHLIAAVSALAEYAELAEAVTNPKAVQAEATNRKGNAGIEAIAGRFKVIRIELGASSKTLRDLLTRRFTTYLASQGVAYTFPPFTRGKVHKSGFEGMMAAFHQQFPDHGLLVVADGLQAHLEPRKGQELAEDLQFLRELGEACQHLKFRFLASSRDALFDHAQDKPTTDILHRVKEQFHTVALNTRDAAYIVAERLTRKTPEQKAQVQSHLARFAKYYGNLKDRMSEFVALFPLHPDFLTVCEKINFAEGQCLLRAVSDLIKQRLDEPLPQDDPGLIAYDHYWDIIHTRSAWQSIPEIEAVTERYITLNAKLGKVLACSDQQDLARRLLNALCVYRLATSDIYCQTGATAPEFRDLLCLCRPGLETDGVQPAEKLLAEVKEVLTALHQATGNQILSFNPENQQYYLNFQKFRRFVRPELVLHWVNAVPFVLLMLTGGIMAAARFFQMNREWMSMVVLVHKVFAIFWITALPLVVLLRPKVHWAHIRIVLSWGKKDLLWMVQSVRSLYDKKAVIAAVGRFNTGQKINASLVMVYFIGFGLTGLLMLFKGTILVPWYLHAALFFATTGSVGGHLFLALLNPSTRIALMGIFHGWSPMEYVEHHHTLSLPPSMRSHAEPASNKTIMEEIFVSKVEVVILAVAVIMAILGAIVFSQAPLASAKQQFSKHFSATITPNQLSTKHRLGPAAESCTKCHAYAGEIPDAKCVECHKDVQARRVSLAGYHGTLKGSCISCHKEHLAMGKSIVPLVKEKFDHNLASFKKEGKHIKVNCDECHKKTRTKDTPGIYYIGIKYQQCTDCHRDQHNQQFAANTCEKCHTVNGWTGKDLKFAHDKDSTYKLTDKHASVECYKCHKPKAPATALGTAVFKGLSQECVACHEDPHRKQFAAQCTTCHTPKGWNKELLTFEHNKDSKFKLTEKHTAVACDKCHKPELGKKLASALFRGLKSECVECHKDPHNRQFQQTCAKCHAATGWKKELLAFDHNKDSKFKLTDKHAAAACDKCHKPTDPEKKLASAQFRGLKSECVDCHKDPHNGQFQQACTKCHTAPTTWTIKQLAFDHTKDTKFTLTGRHIPLECVKCHKPTDADKKLASAKFKGLDTTCDKCHTVKHPEQYGSLCVSCHSTANPFIKKDPGTTHILRYTCFGEALTGKHLKAKCNTCHEPAKIALLGQLTPADQTCLRCHQKDDAHKGMLDANCTKCHGMEGWKGEHLQFDHNTMSSYRLNQDHKNVACAKCHKDGKWKPVSTACESCHPKFFEGGAKKP
- a CDS encoding sigma-70 family RNA polymerase sigma factor: MISMERTDAELIAAVLQGDTVSFEPLVKKYSPRVFATARRYARRESEVEDIVQEVWLRAFQRLGTFRGEAPFEHWLMRLTVHVCYDFLRGHQRNREITLTEISDEEHDWLERFAAQPEPSSDDSNAAKQLVERVLAQLSPSARLVITLLEIEEKSVKEIAELTGWSVPLVKVRAFRARAEMRKVLAKISQNKYL